The following nucleotide sequence is from Thermodesulfobacteriota bacterium.
GGTTTCAGCGGAAGATATCCGAGCCACCCCGGAGGAAGTCGACCGGATGCTTCTTCCTTTATTGCGCGCTGACTTGGCGCCGCCCAGGAACCGGATTGCGGAGTGGACTCATCAACTCGTCAAAGATTGCCGGAGCCTTCTTTCGTTCGCGCTGCCGATGCGACCCGCTGAAACCGAATTCTTCGACCGGCTCAACGGCCAGGGCGAGATCACACCCGAACTGCTTACGGGCGACCCGGCCCTAAGGGAAACGATTCGATCGCATCCCGGCCTGCGATGGAAAGTCTTCAACGTGCGAAAACACCGAAAGCTCGACGAAGGCGGGGAATAAGAATGACCTCCATTGACCGGCACGAACGATCGTGCTAACTATGGGCGTATGAAAAAAGGCGCGGACACGAGGATGGCCATCCTGGAGGCCGGACTCGACCTTGCAAGCCGGCTGGGGCTGGAGGCGGTCACCATCGGCGAATTGGCCAAGGCGACGGGCATGTCCAAGAGCGGGCTGTTCGCCCATTTCCAATCCAAGGAAAACCTTCAGATCGAGCTGCTGAAATACGCGGGAGAGATCTTTTCCAGGGATTGCATCGTCCCGGCCTTGCGCGTCGCCGCCGGGGAGCCGAGGGTGCGGGCTCTGGTCGAAAACTGGATCCGATACTCCGACAACCTGTCGGGCGGATGCATCTTCGTGACCGCGAGCACCGATTTCAAGAATCGCCCCGGAAAGGTGAGGGATTTCCTGCTGGCGCAGCAGGAGTGGTGGCACGACTGCCTGCGGCGCGTCGCGCGGTCCGCCGTGCAGGCGGGGGATTTCCGGGAGGAGATCGACTGCGACCAGTTCGCGTTCGAAATCTACTCGCTGCTGTTGGGATTCCACCTGTACCACACGCTGCTCGACAGCGCCGAGACGCAGAAGCGCCAGGCGGTCGCGCTCGAACAGCTACTCAAGTCGTACCGCAGGATTCTCCCGCCGGCAGAACCGAAAAAGCGCCCTTCGCGCCCACCGGCGCGCAGCCTCCCCAAGATTCCTTAAGGAGCGGTTATGGCGGATAAGGCGTATGTTTCCTGTCGAAATAGCACGAACGTTCGTTCCGATACAATGCGGGAATGGGCCGTGCGCCGGCTTTTCAGGACGTTGTCTTTTTGCGCACCCCATGCGGAAGCGCTGTGCCGACAGGACGGACCGGCAACCTTGTTGACTGCACGCGGCCTGGGACATCGCAGGATCATGCCGGACCCGGACGTCGTACGCGCCGGCGTGGCGCACCTGCTGCCCCACCCGCGGGAGATCGGGAGGAATCCATCATGAATCATCCGGAGAGCATCGTGGAACGCTACCGGGACGGCAACCCCGACGTGCGGATGGAAATCTACCTGGCAAACCCCTCGCTGAGAAGCCGGCTCGATGAGATAGAGAAGGAAGAGAAACGCGGAGATTCTCCGGTTTCTGACGGGTCTCCGACAGCTGTTCGATAAGGGGAGGGATCAGGCCGGCGGTCAGGCGGCCAGGGACCTCAAGCCGCCCGCCTTCCTGGTAACGCCGCTCTACCCGTTTTCGAACAGGAACGATAACTTCCCCATCGATTTCAGCGGGATCGCGCTCCTTCCCGAAAAAAATCTCATGAACCGTTAAATTTTTGACCCGCGGAAACCGATACGTAGCGGAGCGTTGCATTCCTGACATGCAGCCGCAACCATCCTCAGGAGGCGTAGAATGCGACTCAAAATGGGTACTGGTTCCACCGGGGCAGGAAAAGCATTCCGATCCAATGCAGTCATGCTGGTACTGGCCATGCTCGTTTTTGGGGCGTCCGCCTGCAGCAACAACGATCCTGTTCCTCTGCCGACCGCCGCGCCCGGCGTCACCCTCGAAATCACCCCGGGCTGGACCGTCCCGGCGCCCCCGAGTGCGACGGTGAACCAGAGCTACACCGCCTCCGCGACCGCGCAGGACAACAGCAGCTATCTCTGGAGCGTCGCGTCGGGGAGCGCCACGCTCATCGACGAGATCACGCCTACGGTCACGTTCACCCCCACGGCCGCCGGCGCCATCCAGCTCCAGTGCGTGGTGACCGCGGCCGACAATACCTCCACGACCCTGACCTACACCGTCAATGCGGCCGTCGGAGCGGTCCTCAATGCGAATCCCGCCACCATCACCGAGGGGCAGGGGACGATCCTGCTGGCGACGTTCACCGGTACGACGGGCATCATCAATCCCGGCAACATCCCGGTCACCAGCGGCGTCGGGATCACCGTATCGCCCACGACCACGACCACCTACTCCTTGAGCGTGGACGGGACGAATGCGGCGACGATGACGGTCAACGTCCTCGCCTTCGTGCCGAGGTTCGTGTATGTGGCCGGCGCGAACAGGGGGATCTCGGGGTTCACGCTGAACACCGACAACGGCGCTCTGACGCCGATCGCGGGCTCCCCGTTCGCCGCGGCATCCTTCAAGGTGCTGAGCGATCCGAACGGGAAGTTCCTGTTCTCCACGCACATAGGACAGGGAGTCAGCGTTTATTCGGTGGATAATGTGACCGGCGCATTGGCCCTCGTTGCAGGCTCGCCGTTCCCGACCGACAACACCAACGACACGTTGAACATCGCGGTGGATCCGATGGGACGGTTCGTCTACGCCACCCACGTTTCGGGGAATGTATACGCCTTCCGCATGGATCCCGCCACGGGCGTCCTGACGGCGGTCGACGGCTCGCCCTTCGCGATCGGAAATGTCGGGCGCGGAGATATCCTGGTGCATCCGTCGGGCAAATACCTGTACTTGGCGGTGGCCGGGAATGACACGGTCGACGCGTTCGGCATCGACCAGGCCACGGGGGCCCTCACCCGGCTGGCGGGCGCGCCTTACGCTACGGGCGTGACCTCCCCTTACGGCGTGGCGGTCGATCCCACGGGAGCGTACCTCTTCGCAAAAGGCGAAGCGGGTACGAGCATGCTTGCCGGCTTCTCCATCAACATCGGGACGGGTGCCCTGACCGCGGTGGCGGGTTCCCCGTTCGGTCCCTTCATCGGGACCGACTCCTGGCACGGACTCTTTTTCCATCCGACCAAGAGCGTTCTCTACAACTCCTTCTATGGCAGCAACGTTGCCGATGTCGGGGCCAGCACGCTCGATCTCGACACGGGGTTATTGACGCCGATGGCCGGCTCGCCGTACAGCCTGTTCGTCAGCCACGGATCGGACGCCATCACGGTCGACCGGAGCGGCCGGTTCGCATTCGCGGTGAATTATAACGGCGACCTGATTGCGAGGATGAGGGTCGACGCCGACGGGCTCCTGACGAAGCTGAACGGCGACCCGCTCGGCAATCAGGACGTGGATACGACCCCGGTGGTGGACATGCCCGTTTCGGTGATCGTTGTCGGCGGGTTGACGGCAAGCCTCCCAAATTAGCCGACCCGCGTTCCGGTGATGGAAGGGGCGGCCTTCGGGCCGCCCTTTCCATTTCTTTTTCGGCTGTCCGGCTGCCATCGGGTCTTGCGGCGATCGCCTCGATGATTCCAATTCGGAGAATTTGCATCATAAGCAGGAATCTCCACAAGAAGGGCTGGATGTTTCTCGGATGCTTGCCGGATGGCTTTTGAGACGGAACCGGAGATTCGTGAGGAGGCGGGAGATGACGACCGTGAGAGGAATCCGGAAGGTGTGGCGCGCCAGACCGACGATCGAAGGGGCCGGCGTCCACCTCAAGCGCGTCTTCGGCAACCAGGAGGTGCCACTGCTCGACCCGTTCCTGCTCCTCGACGACTTCCGCTCGGACGACCCGTCGAAGTATCTCCCCGGATTTCCCTGGCACCCGCACCGTGGGATCGAGACGATCACCTACGTTCTCGAGGGGGAAGTGGAGCACGGCGACAGCATGGGCAACAAGGGGGACATCTCCGCAGGCGACGTCCAGTGGATGACCGCCGGAAGCGGCATCGTCCACCAGGAGATGCCGAAGGGCGACGCGCAAGGGCGGATGGGAGGATTCCAGTTATGGGCCAATCTGCCCGCATCCCGCAAGATGATGGACCCGCGGTACCGGGACGTGAAGAGCGGGGAGATCCCCGAGGTCGTCCTTGAGGGCGGCGCGAAGGTGAAGATCATCTGCGGGCGGGCGAACGGGGCGGAAGGGCCGGTCCGGGACATCGTCACCGACCCGGAGTACCTCGATGTCACGGTCCCGAAAGGGGCGAATTTCCACCACGCCGTGAAAAAGGGGCACACGATCTTCGCGTACGTCTTCGAAGGGGCCGGTTACTTCGACCCGGGACGGGATCCATACTCCAGAGAGGAGGCGGGACGGAACTATTTCGACATGGATCGGCAGTGCACTTGCGGCCCGGAGACGCTCGTCCTTTACGGAGACGGCGGCGCGGTATCCGTGACCGCGGGGGAAGGGGGAGTCCGTTTCCTCCTGGTCGCGGGGAAGCCGATCGGCGAGCCGGTGGCGTGGTACGGCCCGATCGTGATGAACACCGAGGAGGAGCTCCGCGTCGCTTTCGACGAGTACAGGAAGGGGATCTTCATCAAGTCCCGGTAAGGGTTCTCACCCCGGGCGAGGGTCCGACAACCGCTCGATGATCGGGGGGATCAGATCAGTGGCCAGGCGGGTCAGCGAACCGCCGCCGAGGACCACTTCCAGCCTCCCCCTGCAGACCGCCTCCGCAATCTCGCGCATCAAAACGGCGATATTCCAATAGCACGGCCCGGTCAGGCCGATGTCGCCGTAGTCGCCCTCGTGCGTATCGAACCCGAAATACCAGAAGAGCAGGTCGGGCCGGAAATCGCTCGCTCGGCGCGGGAATTGCCGCGCCACCCGCTCGAAATAGACATCGTTCATGGACCGCCCCTCCCGCAAACCGTCCCGGAAGGAAGGAGCGGCCACGTCGACCTTTGCGCCGTCGGGCGATTCGTAATCCCTGTCGCAAAAGCAGACGTGGAGGATGTCGGGATCGCCCGAGAACAGATCGCGCGTACCGTCGCCGTGGTGGGCGTCGGTGTCCAGGATGGCGAAGCGGCGGAAGCCGAACTTCTCCCGCAGGTTGGCGATGCAGAGGGCGACGTCGTTGAAGCAGCAGTATCCCCCGAAGTATTCGCGCCCCGCGTGGTGCCCCCCGGCGCCGATGAACGCGAAGGCGTTGGCGATCTCGCTTTCCGCGATCTTCTCCCCGGCCAGGACGACGCTTCCCGCCGAGTGCCACGCAGTTGCGCAGAGGGGATCGCCCTTGACCCGCTCGATCAGGTCCGCCGTATGGACCTTCAGGAGGAGATCGCGCGACACGGGCGCCGGCTCGTACATCCGCACGGTGCGGCTTCCGAGGATACCGTCCAGCGCCGCGGGGAAGTCGGCCAGCCGGGCCCCGGCCGTCAGGTAGCTGCGCCGGGAAAAGGAAGGATGGTAGAAGATGCCGGTTTCGCGCACGGTCATGGGTCGCCCCCGGTTTCCTTCAGTATATTCCTCCGGTTCGATTCTCCATGGGCTGCGGGAACTCTCCGGGCGGAAAAATGCATCTTACGGCCAAGGAGAGCGACCATGAGCAAATCCTATGTCCGTCTCGATAAAAACAACGCCGCCGTCCTGCTGGTCGACCACCAGACGGGGCTGCTGTCCCTGGTCCGCGACATCGACCCGGACAAGTTCCGCAACAACGTCCTGGCGCTGGCCGATCTCGCCAGGTACTTCAAGCTTCCCGCCATCCTGACGACCAGTTTCGAGGAAGGCCCGAACGGGCCGCTGATGCCGGAGCTCAAGGAAGCGTTCCCGGGAGCGCCTTATATCGCCCGCCCCGGACAGATCAACGCCTGGGACAACGAGGATTTCGTCGAGGCCGTCAAGGCGACGGGCAGGAAGCAGCTCATCGTCGCCGGGATCGTGACCGAGGTGTGCGTCGCGTTTCCCGCGCTGTCGGCGCTGGAGGAAGGTTTCGACGTGTTCGTCGTCACCGACGCCTCGGGCACCTTCGACGAGGTGACGCGCCATGCCGCCTGGG
It contains:
- the ycaC gene encoding isochorismate family cysteine hydrolase YcaC — translated: MSKSYVRLDKNNAAVLLVDHQTGLLSLVRDIDPDKFRNNVLALADLARYFKLPAILTTSFEEGPNGPLMPELKEAFPGAPYIARPGQINAWDNEDFVEAVKATGRKQLIVAGIVTEVCVAFPALSALEEGFDVFVVTDASGTFDEVTRHAAWARMSVAGAQLMSWFGVACELHRDWRNDVAGLAALLSAHIPDYRNLIDSHTAFRTGK
- a CDS encoding TetR/AcrR family transcriptional regulator: MKKGADTRMAILEAGLDLASRLGLEAVTIGELAKATGMSKSGLFAHFQSKENLQIELLKYAGEIFSRDCIVPALRVAAGEPRVRALVENWIRYSDNLSGGCIFVTASTDFKNRPGKVRDFLLAQQEWWHDCLRRVARSAVQAGDFREEIDCDQFAFEIYSLLLGFHLYHTLLDSAETQKRQAVALEQLLKSYRRILPPAEPKKRPSRPPARSLPKIP
- a CDS encoding pirin family protein, which encodes MTTVRGIRKVWRARPTIEGAGVHLKRVFGNQEVPLLDPFLLLDDFRSDDPSKYLPGFPWHPHRGIETITYVLEGEVEHGDSMGNKGDISAGDVQWMTAGSGIVHQEMPKGDAQGRMGGFQLWANLPASRKMMDPRYRDVKSGEIPEVVLEGGAKVKIICGRANGAEGPVRDIVTDPEYLDVTVPKGANFHHAVKKGHTIFAYVFEGAGYFDPGRDPYSREEAGRNYFDMDRQCTCGPETLVLYGDGGAVSVTAGEGGVRFLLVAGKPIGEPVAWYGPIVMNTEEELRVAFDEYRKGIFIKSR
- a CDS encoding beta-propeller fold lactonase family protein; protein product: MLVLAMLVFGASACSNNDPVPLPTAAPGVTLEITPGWTVPAPPSATVNQSYTASATAQDNSSYLWSVASGSATLIDEITPTVTFTPTAAGAIQLQCVVTAADNTSTTLTYTVNAAVGAVLNANPATITEGQGTILLATFTGTTGIINPGNIPVTSGVGITVSPTTTTTYSLSVDGTNAATMTVNVLAFVPRFVYVAGANRGISGFTLNTDNGALTPIAGSPFAAASFKVLSDPNGKFLFSTHIGQGVSVYSVDNVTGALALVAGSPFPTDNTNDTLNIAVDPMGRFVYATHVSGNVYAFRMDPATGVLTAVDGSPFAIGNVGRGDILVHPSGKYLYLAVAGNDTVDAFGIDQATGALTRLAGAPYATGVTSPYGVAVDPTGAYLFAKGEAGTSMLAGFSINIGTGALTAVAGSPFGPFIGTDSWHGLFFHPTKSVLYNSFYGSNVADVGASTLDLDTGLLTPMAGSPYSLFVSHGSDAITVDRSGRFAFAVNYNGDLIARMRVDADGLLTKLNGDPLGNQDVDTTPVVDMPVSVIVVGGLTASLPN
- a CDS encoding histone deacetylase, whose protein sequence is MTVRETGIFYHPSFSRRSYLTAGARLADFPAALDGILGSRTVRMYEPAPVSRDLLLKVHTADLIERVKGDPLCATAWHSAGSVVLAGEKIAESEIANAFAFIGAGGHHAGREYFGGYCCFNDVALCIANLREKFGFRRFAILDTDAHHGDGTRDLFSGDPDILHVCFCDRDYESPDGAKVDVAAPSFRDGLREGRSMNDVYFERVARQFPRRASDFRPDLLFWYFGFDTHEGDYGDIGLTGPCYWNIAVLMREIAEAVCRGRLEVVLGGGSLTRLATDLIPPIIERLSDPRPG